The Hypanus sabinus isolate sHypSab1 chromosome 3, sHypSab1.hap1, whole genome shotgun sequence genome contains a region encoding:
- the LOC132390849 gene encoding uncharacterized protein LOC132390849 has protein sequence MAKISTELQVLQLEREEAAAMAEAKYIEEAEGSRDLTAARSTLERTRLERTSDYVQSQIDRQARLPSPYVFDNFPSYEEPQRVTIASHPYEEGNLPSRLRDEVKNERTDNAPSPPQQDGGEGEVHSRTTIVSSNCTEVCGQTQSSRSCSEICLTEVYPKEAQQDITKRKVTDETLGQSVFVQTEDGNKLAQSAQDTISLKPKDTKVFRDEANNGVAPLPIREPRQRSPDNKEQAVKRFTSLRKTWKRKPEIQQRTRLAHEVLCTLMAEVTAIINAQSFLPVSSDPENPFILSPSTLLTQKAGAPPPPGDFSDKDLYTKQWRQVQALANQFWPRWRQKYLPSLQQRRKWTEPRRNLQVGDLVLLRDKQITRNSWPMARITATFPSEDGHVRKIELKTTDQGDVKIYQGPVTEVILLLPND, from the coding sequence atggcaaaaatatcgacagagttgcaagtgctgcagctagaaagagaagaagctgctgccatggcggaagcaaagtacatagaagaagctgaagggtcgcgtgatctgaccgcagcaagatctactttagaaaggaccagactggaacgcacaagcgactatgtacaatctcaaatagacaggcaggctcgtctcccctctccatacgtattcgataacttccccagctacgaggaacctcagagagtcacgattgcatcacatccatacgaggaaggaaatttaccctcacggctccgtgatgaagtcaagaatgaaagaaccgacaacgctccttcacccccacaacaggacggcggggagggagaggttcactccaggacaacaattgtcagctcgaactgtacagaagtttgcggtcaaactcagtcaagccgttcttgttccgagatctgcctcactgaggtgtaccctaaagaagcacaacaagacattaccaagcgtaaagtaaccgacgagacgctaggtcagtcagttttcgttcaaaccgaggacggaaacaaacttgcacaatcagctcaagataccatttctttaaaacccaaagacaccaaggtcttcagagatgaagcaaataatggggttgccccattgccaatcagagaaccacgccagcgctcaccagataacaaagagcaggcagtcaaacggttcacgtccttacggaaaacctggaaaaggaaacctgagatacagcaacgcacccgattggcccacgaggtactgtgcaccctaatggcagaggtcacagccattataaacgcacaatcattcctacctgtgtcttctgacccagaaaacccctttatactttcgccatcaacgctccttacgcagaaggcaggagcacctcctccaccaggagacttctcagacaaggatttgtacacaaagcaatggagacaagtccaggctctggcaaatcagttctggcctcgctggagacaaaaatatctaccttcgttgcaacagagacgaaagtggacagaaccccgcaggaatcttcaagtcggagacctagtcctgctcagggacaagcagatcacccgcaacagctggccaatggccagaatcactgctacattccctagcgaggatggacatgtcaggaagatcgaattgaagactaccgaccaaggcgatgtgaaaatttaccaagggccagttacagaagttattctacttctacccaatgactga